A region from the Sphingomonas brevis genome encodes:
- a CDS encoding HPr family phosphocarrier protein: MSSISKTIEITNKRGLHARASAKFVNVASQLTAKVEVEKDGSRVVGTSIMGLMMLGAAMGDSITIYCEGEGAEAALAELAELVETRFGEE; this comes from the coding sequence TTGAGTTCGATCTCAAAGACGATCGAAATTACCAACAAGCGCGGGCTTCATGCCCGGGCCAGTGCCAAGTTCGTCAACGTCGCGTCCCAGCTTACGGCCAAGGTGGAAGTCGAAAAGGATGGCAGCCGCGTGGTCGGCACCTCGATCATGGGACTGATGATGCTTGGCGCGGCGATGGGCGACAGCATCACCATTTATTGCGAAGGCGAAGGCGCTGAGGCAGCATTGGCCGAGCTTGCGGAACTGGTCGAAACCAGATTCGGCGAAGAGTGA
- a CDS encoding PTS sugar transporter subunit IIA, with protein sequence MIGLVLVTHGRLAAEFITAMEHVVGPQQAVEGICIDAEDDMEMRRKEISDAIQRCDQGEGVIILTDLFGGTPSNLAISLMKSENVEVIAGVNLPMLIRLEGARKAMSVRAAVAAAREAGRKYISVASEILGEAAA encoded by the coding sequence ATGATCGGATTAGTATTGGTGACCCACGGTCGGTTAGCGGCCGAGTTCATCACTGCCATGGAACATGTTGTCGGCCCCCAACAGGCGGTCGAGGGCATTTGCATCGACGCCGAAGACGATATGGAAATGCGCCGCAAGGAGATTTCCGATGCGATTCAGCGCTGCGACCAGGGCGAAGGTGTCATCATCCTGACCGACCTGTTCGGCGGGACTCCGTCCAACCTCGCCATCAGCCTGATGAAAAGCGAGAATGTAGAGGTTATTGCCGGCGTCAACTTGCCAATGCTGATCCGGCTGGAGGGCGCCCGAAAAGCAATGTCGGTGCGTGCCGCGGTGGCGGCAGCTCGCGAAGCCGGTCGCAAATATATTTCGGTCGCGTCCGAAATCCTTGGCGAGGCCGCCGCTTGA
- the rapZ gene encoding RNase adapter RapZ has translation MPANPSLPRLLLVTGMSGAGKSTVLDALEDMGWDCVDNLPTALLDQFVHGEREARQPLPVAVGMDVRSRGFDPFDLPALLRSIKDVKPEILYLDCAGAELVRRYDETRRRHPLAPDRPPEDGIARERDLTAPLRQMADAVIDTTDLSPAELREELLRRYGGDVDQPVLTVASFGFARGISRSADLVFDMRFVANPHWIDELRPLTGKDQAVRDYVAEDPAWPETIDRIEALLIGLIPRYWAAGKSYLTVAFGCTGGRHRSVAAAVEMAERLRGAGFSPNVRHRDLLSQPSDTIEGSPASSGARESAEAGE, from the coding sequence GTGCCAGCCAATCCCTCCCTGCCCCGACTTCTCCTGGTCACCGGCATGTCCGGCGCCGGCAAGTCGACGGTCCTCGACGCGCTTGAAGACATGGGCTGGGACTGCGTCGACAATTTGCCGACCGCGCTGCTCGACCAGTTCGTTCACGGCGAGCGGGAGGCGCGCCAGCCGCTGCCGGTAGCCGTAGGGATGGACGTCCGCAGCCGCGGCTTCGATCCGTTCGACCTTCCTGCGCTGCTTCGCTCGATCAAGGACGTTAAGCCCGAGATTCTCTACCTGGATTGCGCTGGCGCCGAGCTGGTCCGGCGGTACGACGAGACCCGCCGGCGTCACCCGCTGGCGCCCGACCGGCCGCCCGAGGATGGGATCGCCCGGGAACGCGACCTCACCGCTCCGCTTCGCCAGATGGCCGATGCCGTGATCGACACCACCGATCTTAGCCCGGCCGAACTTCGCGAGGAATTGCTTCGCCGCTACGGCGGCGATGTCGACCAGCCGGTCCTTACTGTCGCCTCCTTCGGCTTTGCCCGGGGAATTTCTCGCAGCGCCGACCTTGTGTTCGACATGCGCTTCGTCGCCAATCCCCATTGGATCGACGAACTCAGGCCGCTTACCGGCAAGGACCAGGCGGTGCGCGACTATGTCGCTGAGGACCCGGCCTGGCCCGAAACCATCGATCGGATCGAGGCTCTGTTAATCGGGCTCATTCCCCGCTATTGGGCCGCCGGCAAAAGCTATCTGACGGTGGCATTCGGCTGCACGGGAGGGCGTCACCGGTCGGTGGCAGCGGCAGTCGAGATGGCGGAACGGTTGCGCGGCGCGGGATTTTCACCGAATGTCCGCCACCGCGACCTCCTGTCGCAACCGAGCGATACTATTGAAGGTTCACCCGCGAGTTCAGGGGCGCGGGAAAGTGCTGAAGCGGGTGAGTGA
- a CDS encoding HPr kinase/phosphorylase, protein MTSRLSSENLHASCVALDGRAVLISGPSGSGKSDLALRLLDRGFILVSDDRTIIRKDGGKLIASVPDAIKGKLEVRGIGIVDVDQLQDAPIALVVELTTEIPRLPDDSRERQILGIGVPLISVDATTASAPSKVALALDRLGLRF, encoded by the coding sequence ATGACCTCGCGCCTCAGTTCGGAGAATCTGCACGCCTCCTGTGTCGCCCTGGATGGGCGCGCGGTGCTGATCTCCGGTCCGTCGGGTTCGGGCAAGTCCGACCTCGCGCTACGCCTGCTTGATCGCGGCTTCATCCTGGTCAGCGACGATCGGACCATCATTCGCAAGGACGGCGGCAAGCTGATTGCCTCCGTGCCCGACGCGATCAAGGGCAAGCTGGAAGTGCGGGGAATCGGTATCGTCGACGTGGATCAGCTGCAGGATGCGCCGATCGCCCTGGTGGTCGAATTGACCACTGAAATTCCGCGGCTCCCCGATGACAGCCGAGAACGGCAGATTCTCGGCATTGGCGTCCCGCTGATCAGCGTGGATGCAACGACTGCATCGGCACCATCGAAAGTAGCATTGGCACTCGACCGGCTCGGCCTTAGATTCTGA
- a CDS encoding sensor histidine kinase, whose product MASDIVSEKSEEGDLVLTWSGRWTLAHRILAVNVLTLALVGLSIVYLDSYRNRLEKERVHKVEAEAALAAAALPNVVPARRQELLGDLGRKSEVRMRLYGPDGALQLDSWRETGPTYRLRDPTTQKWTKDVARALDRGFNALVGEESLEDFVEPAHDHAQAWSEIAASRRSGETEIEIRQAPELTPVFSAATPVAGGSTLLATDNDRDFTRRVRKQRASLLIALGCIAGLSILLSLFLARTIVRPLRRIAMAAHLVRLGRAREVKVPRLPSRTDEIGLLARSISDMSQSLRHRIDNIEAFAADVTHELKNPLASLRSAVDGLERIDDPGLKKQLIDVIRQDVVRLDRLISDVGEAARTDAELARARFEPVDLGALIEQLVSAWETRRETGNVRIAFARPRRASAIVMGEPGRLARAIDNIIDNAISFSPPDGLVEVAATHVGDEIRIRIDDEGPGVPTELREAIFNRFHSVRPDAESFGRHSGLGLAIARAIVEGHDGEIAVADRDDAPSGARFTIILKAADRA is encoded by the coding sequence ATGGCGTCGGATATCGTTTCGGAGAAGAGTGAAGAGGGCGACCTCGTCCTGACCTGGTCAGGACGGTGGACCCTCGCTCACCGCATCCTGGCGGTGAACGTACTGACTCTGGCTCTCGTCGGTCTCTCGATCGTGTACCTCGACAGCTATCGCAACCGGCTGGAAAAAGAGCGCGTCCACAAGGTCGAGGCCGAAGCCGCACTGGCGGCGGCAGCGCTGCCGAATGTCGTGCCGGCCCGGCGCCAGGAACTGCTGGGCGACCTGGGGCGCAAGAGCGAGGTCCGAATGAGGCTTTACGGGCCGGACGGAGCGCTTCAGCTGGACAGCTGGCGGGAAACCGGGCCGACTTACCGGCTGCGCGATCCGACGACGCAGAAATGGACCAAGGATGTCGCCCGCGCGCTCGACCGGGGGTTCAATGCGCTGGTCGGCGAGGAAAGCCTGGAGGATTTCGTCGAGCCAGCGCATGATCACGCGCAAGCCTGGTCGGAGATCGCGGCTTCGCGCCGGTCCGGCGAGACCGAGATTGAAATCCGCCAGGCGCCGGAACTGACTCCGGTGTTTTCCGCGGCTACGCCAGTGGCGGGCGGATCGACGCTACTGGCCACCGACAATGACCGCGACTTCACCCGCCGCGTCCGCAAGCAACGCGCTTCGTTGCTGATCGCGCTTGGCTGCATCGCCGGCCTGTCGATCCTGCTGTCGCTGTTTCTGGCGCGAACGATCGTCCGGCCTCTGCGCCGCATCGCCATGGCCGCGCATCTCGTGCGCCTGGGCCGGGCACGTGAAGTGAAAGTGCCGCGGCTGCCATCGCGCACCGACGAGATCGGCCTATTGGCCCGCTCGATAAGCGACATGAGCCAGTCGCTGCGGCACCGGATCGACAACATCGAAGCCTTCGCCGCGGACGTGACGCACGAACTCAAAAATCCCCTCGCTTCGCTGCGCTCGGCGGTTGATGGGCTGGAGCGGATTGACGACCCTGGCCTCAAGAAACAGCTGATCGACGTCATTCGCCAGGATGTGGTCCGGCTTGACCGGCTGATCAGCGACGTTGGCGAAGCAGCTCGCACGGACGCCGAACTGGCCCGGGCCCGGTTCGAGCCCGTCGATCTAGGAGCGCTGATCGAACAGCTGGTTTCGGCTTGGGAGACCCGGCGGGAAACCGGTAATGTGAGGATCGCGTTCGCGCGGCCCCGGCGAGCCAGTGCAATCGTGATGGGCGAGCCAGGCCGCCTGGCTCGGGCGATCGATAATATCATCGATAACGCCATCAGCTTTTCGCCGCCCGATGGTCTGGTAGAGGTCGCCGCAACCCATGTCGGCGATGAAATTCGTATCCGGATCGACGATGAGGGCCCCGGCGTTCCCACGGAACTGCGTGAAGCGATCTTCAACCGCTTCCATTCGGTGAGGCCGGATGCTGAAAGCTTCGGCCGCCACTCCGGGCTGGGGCTCGCGATTGCCCGCGCGATCGTCGAAGGGCATGATGGCGAGATTGCCGTGGCCGATCGGGACGATGCACCGTCGGGCGCTCGCTTCACCATCATCCTGAAGGCGGCCGATCGGGCATGA
- a CDS encoding response regulator transcription factor, translating into MSPVIALVDDDRNILTSVSIALQAEGFLTRVYTDGQTALRAFADNPPDLGVFDIKMPQMDGMELLRRVREMGGETGGMPVIFLTSKDDELDEALGLAMGADDYIAKPFSQRLLIARIRALLRRQDLARGASSVDEPGAEEPPLIERGRLVMDPARHKVRWDGNDVTLTVTEFLILEALAQRPGVVKSRNQLLDVAYQDDVYVDDRTIDSHIKRIRRKFRSADPQFDVIETLYGVGYRFGEE; encoded by the coding sequence ATGAGCCCTGTGATCGCGCTCGTCGATGACGATCGCAACATCCTGACATCGGTGTCGATCGCGCTCCAGGCGGAAGGCTTCCTGACTCGCGTCTATACTGACGGCCAGACGGCGCTCCGGGCCTTTGCCGACAATCCGCCCGACCTTGGTGTATTCGACATCAAGATGCCGCAAATGGACGGGATGGAACTGCTCCGCCGAGTGCGCGAAATGGGCGGCGAGACGGGCGGCATGCCGGTCATTTTCCTGACATCCAAGGACGATGAGCTTGACGAGGCGCTCGGCCTTGCGATGGGCGCCGACGATTATATCGCCAAGCCTTTCTCGCAGCGGCTGCTGATCGCCCGAATTCGAGCGCTGCTGCGACGGCAGGATCTTGCCCGGGGAGCCAGTTCCGTCGATGAACCCGGCGCCGAGGAGCCGCCGTTGATCGAGCGCGGGCGGCTGGTCATGGATCCGGCCCGGCACAAGGTGCGCTGGGACGGGAATGACGTCACGCTGACAGTGACGGAGTTCCTCATTCTGGAAGCGCTGGCCCAGCGCCCCGGCGTGGTGAAGTCGCGCAACCAGCTGCTCGATGTCGCGTACCAGGACGACGTCTATGTCGATGACCGGACCATCGACAGCCACATCAAGCGCATCCGCCGCAAGTTCCGCAGTGCTGACCCCCAATTCGATGTGATCGAGACCCTCTATGGCGTCGGATATCGTTTCGGAGAAGAGTGA
- a CDS encoding phosphoenolpyruvate carboxykinase, whose translation MSERIPAHRLEAQGIDSAATIHWNLTTAPLVEQAVARGEGKLAKDGPIVVKTGKHTGRSAQDKFTVRDAETENTVWWGKSNKPMSPEAFAWLKADFLAHLKTRETLFVADLFGGSQPEHRVNVRVVNEYAWHNLFIRTMLVRPETAELAGFVPEFTIIDLPSFRADPARHGCRSETVIAVNLSEKLILIGGTEYGGEMKKSVFGLLNYLLPVEGTMPMHCSANIGKDGDTAIFFGLSGTGKTTLSADPNRTLIGDDEHGWSDTAVFNFEGGCYAKMIRLSAESEPEIYATTKRFGTVLENVVMDEVNRTLDLDDSSLAENSRGAYPIEFIPNSSEKNMGPVPKNIVMLTADAFGVLPPIARLTPDQAMYHFLSGYTAKVAGTEIGVTEPEATFSTCFGAPFMPRHPSVYGNLLKDRIAKGGVDCWLVNTGWTGGKYGTGKRMPIKETRALLNAALDGSLKNVEFRKDPNFGFDVPVAVPGVDTSILDPRSTWADKADYDRTAAKLVDLFIENFAEFAEHVDEGVRQSGPQVTAAA comes from the coding sequence GTGAGCGAGCGCATCCCCGCGCACCGGCTGGAAGCCCAGGGAATTGATTCTGCGGCGACCATCCACTGGAACCTGACGACCGCTCCGCTGGTCGAGCAGGCGGTGGCGCGTGGCGAAGGCAAGCTTGCCAAGGATGGCCCGATCGTCGTCAAGACCGGCAAGCACACCGGTCGCTCTGCGCAGGACAAGTTTACCGTCCGCGATGCCGAGACCGAAAATACGGTTTGGTGGGGCAAATCGAACAAGCCGATGAGCCCTGAAGCCTTCGCTTGGCTCAAGGCCGATTTCCTGGCGCATCTCAAGACGCGCGAGACGCTGTTTGTCGCCGACCTGTTCGGCGGCTCGCAGCCCGAGCATCGCGTCAACGTTCGCGTCGTCAACGAATATGCCTGGCACAACCTGTTCATCCGCACGATGCTGGTGCGGCCGGAGACCGCCGAACTGGCCGGCTTCGTGCCGGAATTCACGATCATCGACCTGCCGAGCTTTCGTGCCGATCCGGCGCGCCACGGCTGTCGCAGCGAGACCGTCATCGCGGTCAATTTGAGCGAGAAGCTGATCCTGATCGGCGGCACCGAATATGGCGGCGAGATGAAGAAGTCGGTGTTCGGCCTGCTGAACTATCTGCTGCCTGTCGAAGGCACGATGCCGATGCATTGCTCGGCCAATATCGGCAAGGATGGCGACACCGCCATCTTCTTCGGCCTCAGCGGCACTGGCAAAACGACCCTGTCGGCAGATCCCAATCGCACCCTGATCGGCGATGACGAGCATGGCTGGTCGGACACCGCGGTCTTCAATTTCGAAGGTGGCTGCTACGCCAAGATGATCCGCCTCTCGGCCGAGAGCGAGCCCGAGATTTACGCCACCACCAAGCGCTTCGGCACGGTGCTTGAGAATGTCGTGATGGATGAGGTCAACCGTACCCTCGATCTCGACGACAGCAGCCTCGCCGAAAACAGCCGCGGCGCCTATCCGATCGAGTTTATTCCAAACTCGTCGGAAAAGAATATGGGGCCGGTCCCGAAGAACATCGTCATGCTGACGGCGGATGCGTTTGGTGTGCTGCCGCCGATCGCAAGACTGACGCCGGACCAGGCAATGTATCACTTCCTCAGCGGTTACACCGCCAAGGTCGCCGGTACGGAAATCGGCGTGACAGAGCCGGAAGCGACCTTCTCGACCTGCTTCGGCGCGCCGTTCATGCCGCGTCATCCTTCGGTCTATGGCAATTTGCTCAAGGACCGCATCGCCAAGGGCGGTGTCGATTGCTGGCTGGTCAACACCGGCTGGACCGGCGGCAAATATGGCACCGGCAAGCGGATGCCGATCAAGGAAACGCGGGCGCTGCTCAATGCCGCGCTCGACGGCAGCCTGAAGAATGTCGAGTTCCGCAAGGATCCGAATTTCGGCTTCGACGTGCCGGTCGCGGTTCCGGGCGTGGACACTTCGATCCTCGACCCGCGGTCGACCTGGGCCGACAAGGCCGACTATGACCGCACAGCGGCCAAGCTCGTCGATCTGTTCATCGAGAATTTCGCCGAGTTTGCCGAGCATGTGGATGAGGGCGTGCGACAATCGGGGCCGCAAGTGACGGCGGCCGCCTGA
- a CDS encoding DUF885 domain-containing protein, whose product MNDLSFSRRQALATLSAGVAAVALTGTRAFAQAPAGESQAVALLDTIGENLVALSPEGATSLGIDTGLRASLRSKLADRSQVGRDRLAAVLRADLARAEAIDTAPLSHSTRTSVEVVRSAYRTAIDGFSQPYGDVAVGGWRNTPYVVIQNVGAYLDVPRFLDADHPVNNAADAEAYLARLESFATQLDGELARLKAAEGKGLIAPGFLIDKAVNQMTMSVKGAREGGGLVESLVRRTKDIPGNWGERARAISQQKIAPALERQLAALQAQRPKATMDAGLWARPHGPEFYQWALRASTTTRMTPDEIHQMGLDQVAELHGRMDGILKSLGYTQGTVGARMTALSDDPRYKFAEGDPGRAEIMAFIQDRIKIIRAQLPRAFRTLVRGNLEVKRLPPEEEPGAPGAYGGAGSIDGTIPGKFWINLRTTDLHRKYDLPDLAHHEAIPGHVWQGEYSNQLPLIRAQLAFNAYSEGWALYAEQLADELGVYDDFVVGRLGYLQSLAFRAIRLVVDTGLHHKRWTREQAVRYFVETNGSKPEEVASEVDRYCSWAGQACGYKIGHTEIVRQRGRAQKALGSRYDLRDFDDAVVKGGNVPMDVLAKNVDEYIATAKR is encoded by the coding sequence GTGAACGATCTTAGCTTTTCGCGCCGCCAGGCGCTCGCCACCCTGTCTGCCGGGGTGGCGGCCGTTGCACTTACCGGAACGCGCGCCTTCGCCCAGGCTCCTGCCGGCGAATCCCAGGCCGTGGCGTTGCTCGACACGATCGGCGAAAATCTGGTCGCCCTGTCGCCGGAGGGCGCGACCAGCCTTGGTATCGACACCGGTCTTCGGGCGTCGCTTCGGTCCAAACTGGCCGATCGCAGCCAAGTCGGGCGGGATCGGCTGGCGGCCGTGTTGCGCGCCGACCTGGCGCGGGCCGAAGCGATCGACACCGCCCCCCTCTCCCACTCGACACGGACCAGCGTCGAAGTGGTCCGCTCTGCCTATCGCACCGCGATCGACGGCTTTTCGCAACCCTATGGCGATGTCGCCGTCGGCGGCTGGCGCAACACGCCCTATGTGGTGATCCAGAATGTCGGTGCCTATCTCGACGTCCCGCGCTTTCTCGACGCCGACCATCCGGTCAATAATGCCGCCGACGCCGAGGCCTATCTGGCCCGACTTGAGAGTTTTGCGACGCAGCTCGACGGAGAGCTGGCGCGGCTGAAGGCGGCGGAAGGCAAAGGCCTGATCGCTCCCGGCTTCCTGATCGACAAGGCCGTCAACCAGATGACGATGAGCGTAAAGGGCGCTCGCGAGGGCGGCGGCCTGGTCGAAAGCCTGGTTCGCCGGACCAAGGATATTCCCGGCAATTGGGGCGAGCGCGCCCGGGCGATCTCCCAGCAGAAGATCGCCCCAGCACTCGAACGGCAGCTGGCCGCGCTTCAGGCACAGCGCCCGAAGGCGACGATGGATGCCGGCCTTTGGGCTCGCCCTCATGGCCCGGAATTCTATCAATGGGCCCTTCGCGCCTCGACCACGACAAGGATGACTCCCGACGAGATCCACCAGATGGGCCTCGACCAGGTCGCCGAACTTCACGGCCGGATGGACGGGATCCTGAAGAGCCTTGGCTATACCCAAGGCACGGTCGGGGCGCGGATGACGGCATTGTCCGACGACCCGCGCTACAAGTTCGCCGAAGGCGATCCCGGCCGCGCCGAAATAATGGCTTTCATCCAGGACCGGATAAAGATCATCCGCGCCCAGCTCCCCCGTGCCTTCCGCACGCTGGTTCGCGGCAACCTGGAGGTGAAGCGCTTGCCGCCCGAGGAAGAGCCTGGCGCGCCCGGAGCCTATGGCGGAGCCGGCTCGATTGACGGCACCATCCCGGGCAAATTCTGGATCAACCTGCGGACCACCGACCTGCATCGCAAATATGATCTGCCCGACCTCGCCCACCATGAAGCGATCCCGGGCCACGTCTGGCAGGGCGAATATTCGAACCAGCTCCCGCTGATCCGCGCCCAGCTCGCGTTCAACGCCTATAGCGAAGGCTGGGCGCTCTACGCCGAGCAGCTTGCCGACGAACTTGGCGTCTATGACGATTTCGTCGTTGGGCGGCTGGGCTATCTGCAGAGCCTGGCATTCCGAGCGATCCGGCTGGTGGTCGACACCGGCCTCCACCACAAGCGTTGGACCCGCGAACAGGCCGTGCGTTACTTCGTCGAAACCAACGGCTCCAAGCCCGAGGAAGTGGCGAGCGAGGTCGACCGCTATTGCAGCTGGGCCGGCCAGGCGTGCGGCTACAAAATCGGGCATACCGAGATCGTCCGGCAGCGCGGCCGTGCCCAGAAGGCGCTCGGGTCGCGCTACGATCTGCGCGACTTCGACGATGCGGTGGTCAAAGGCGGTAATGTGCCGATGGACGTGCTGGCCAAGAACGTCGACGAATATATCGCGACGGCGAAGCGCTAG
- a CDS encoding NfeD family protein — MIDGLEPGWLWAIGGVLLLIAEIIAPGFFLVFVGAAAIATGIFTLLFDLGTAPQLALFAIYAVLAVMIGKRWYGEPHGGDQRHAINQPAKRLVGKTVTAVTEIDDHGGRVKVGDGEWNARGGPAAAGDRLTVTDVEGNCLIVEPVKALPSM; from the coding sequence ATGATCGACGGGCTGGAACCAGGCTGGCTTTGGGCGATTGGCGGCGTCCTGCTGCTGATCGCCGAGATTATCGCTCCCGGCTTCTTCCTGGTGTTCGTCGGCGCGGCGGCGATCGCCACCGGCATATTCACGCTATTGTTCGATCTCGGCACCGCGCCGCAGCTCGCCCTGTTCGCGATCTACGCGGTACTGGCGGTGATGATCGGCAAGCGCTGGTACGGTGAGCCGCATGGCGGCGACCAGCGTCATGCGATCAACCAACCGGCCAAGCGGTTGGTCGGAAAAACCGTGACCGCGGTGACCGAGATCGACGACCATGGCGGCCGCGTCAAAGTCGGCGATGGCGAGTGGAACGCTCGCGGTGGGCCAGCAGCAGCGGGCGACCGGCTGACCGTTACCGACGTTGAGGGCAATTGCCTGATTGTCGAACCGGTCAAGGCCCTGCCCTCAATGTGA
- a CDS encoding SPFH domain-containing protein, with amino-acid sequence MLEYFLIAAVALVVLVIMMSVKIVSQGYRYTIERFGRFVRVAEPGLNLVTPFVYRVGHKINMMEQVLDIPGQEIITKDNAMVAVDGVVFFQVLDAAKAAYEVSDLYLAIMALSTTNLRTVMGSMDLDETLSKRDEINARLLSVVDQATESWGVKITRVELKDIRPPSDIVNAMTRQMKAEREKRAAILESEGLRASEILRAEGEKQAKILQAEGLKEAAFREAEARERSAQAEAAATKSVSDAIEGGSAQAINYFIAQKYVEAIGLFATSPNAKTILFPVEATQLMGTLGGIGELAKEVLGKEAPKAPLIKSGVPKVDQ; translated from the coding sequence ATGTTGGAATATTTCCTGATCGCAGCAGTGGCACTGGTGGTGCTCGTCATCATGATGAGCGTCAAGATTGTCAGCCAAGGGTATCGATACACGATTGAGCGGTTCGGCCGCTTCGTTCGTGTTGCCGAGCCGGGCCTGAACCTGGTGACGCCATTCGTCTATCGCGTCGGCCACAAGATCAACATGATGGAGCAAGTGCTCGACATTCCGGGCCAGGAAATCATCACCAAGGACAATGCGATGGTAGCGGTCGACGGCGTGGTGTTCTTCCAGGTGCTGGATGCGGCTAAGGCGGCCTATGAGGTCAGCGACCTTTACCTGGCTATCATGGCGCTTTCGACCACCAACCTGAGGACGGTGATGGGATCGATGGATCTCGACGAAACCCTGTCGAAGCGCGACGAGATAAACGCCAGGCTGCTGTCGGTGGTCGACCAGGCGACCGAGTCCTGGGGCGTCAAGATCACGCGCGTCGAGCTGAAGGACATTCGCCCGCCGTCGGACATTGTCAACGCGATGACCCGGCAGATGAAGGCCGAGCGCGAGAAGCGCGCGGCGATCCTGGAATCAGAAGGGCTCCGAGCGTCGGAAATCCTTCGCGCCGAGGGCGAGAAGCAGGCCAAGATCCTGCAGGCGGAAGGTCTCAAGGAAGCCGCGTTTCGCGAGGCCGAAGCGCGCGAGCGGTCGGCGCAGGCCGAGGCCGCCGCCACTAAATCGGTCAGCGACGCGATCGAGGGCGGCAGCGCCCAGGCGATCAACTATTTCATCGCCCAGAAATATGTTGAGGCGATCGGCCTGTTCGCAACCTCGCCCAACGCCAAGACCATATTGTTCCCGGTCGAGGCGACCCAGCTGATGGGCACGCTGGGCGGGATCGGCGAGCTGGCCAAGGAAGTACTTGGCAAGGAAGCGCCCAAGGCTCCGCTGATCAAATCCGGAGTGCCGAAGGTCGACCAATGA
- a CDS encoding HpcH/HpaI aldolase/citrate lyase family protein, with the protein MTLDLFDKRALLFLPASNPRAIAHARESDADLVILDLEDAVKPENKVSAREAAVAALKEPWPMPVAIRVNGSHTEWHGPDVVAVMHDKPNAVVVPRVETKDQLGFVRNQTGLPVLAMIETARGVLAAAAIGHEAAGLIVGTNDLSASLRLPPGAGRQPLQMALQHVVLAARAQEIAVFDGVYNQLDDLDGFASEALESRRLGFDGKSLIHPSQIAPCHAAFAPTEEEIARAERLVAASTGGAQRFEGGMIEQMHVQSAERLLRRAGRA; encoded by the coding sequence ATGACGCTCGACCTGTTCGACAAAAGGGCCCTGCTGTTTCTTCCGGCCAGCAATCCGCGGGCGATCGCCCATGCGCGGGAAAGCGACGCCGACCTCGTAATCCTTGACCTTGAGGATGCGGTGAAGCCGGAAAACAAGGTTTCCGCACGCGAAGCGGCGGTCGCTGCCCTCAAGGAACCTTGGCCGATGCCGGTCGCAATCCGGGTCAACGGCTCCCACACCGAATGGCATGGGCCGGACGTCGTCGCAGTGATGCATGACAAGCCCAACGCGGTCGTAGTGCCGCGGGTTGAGACCAAGGATCAACTGGGCTTCGTCCGTAATCAGACCGGCCTGCCGGTGCTGGCAATGATCGAAACGGCCAGGGGCGTCCTTGCGGCTGCCGCCATCGGTCACGAAGCAGCGGGCCTGATCGTTGGGACGAACGACCTCTCGGCCAGCCTCCGCCTGCCGCCCGGAGCCGGAAGGCAGCCATTGCAGATGGCACTTCAGCATGTTGTGCTAGCCGCCAGGGCTCAGGAGATTGCGGTATTCGACGGTGTCTACAACCAGCTCGACGATCTCGACGGCTTTGCATCGGAGGCATTGGAGAGCCGGCGGCTGGGTTTCGACGGCAAGTCGCTGATCCACCCCAGCCAGATTGCGCCATGTCATGCGGCCTTCGCCCCGACTGAAGAGGAAATTGCCCGCGCCGAGCGGCTCGTGGCGGCATCGACCGGCGGGGCACAGCGCTTCGAAGGCGGAATGATCGAACAGATGCATGTTCAGTCCGCGGAGCGGCTGCTCAGGAGAGCCGGGCGCGCCTGA